The window ACTCATACACAATAACTTCATCATCTTTGAGCTCTGCCACTTTCGTTGGGGATGATATGGAAACTTCGTCTGTACCATCTTTGCCATGCACTACCACCGCGATTAAAGAGCCAAGACCCTTAAGAGCGTGAGCTATCTTATCTACCAGCTTTTCAGAAAAAACTCCCAGGAGCTGCCTTTTTGCGCCTGCTGGGTTTGAGAGGGGACCTACGAGATTAAAGAGCGATCTGACCCCGACTTCCTTTCTGGGTCCCAACACTCTCTTCATGGCAGGGTGAAACAGAGGTGCAAACATAAAGCCTATGCCAAGCTCCTCAATCATTAAGGCTACCTTATCGGGAGCTAAGTCTATCTTTGCACCGAGGTGTTCAAGCAGATCTGCACTTCCGCTTTTTGAAGATACAGATCTGTTGCCATGTTTAGCAACCTTCACCCCCGCACCAGCAAGTACAAAGGCTGTGACTGTTGAAACATTAAATGTTCCTTGTCTGTCCCCACCTGTCCCGCAGGTGTCTACAAGCCTGTCTGCGTAAGAAACGTTTATCTTAGTAGCCAACTGTCTGAAAAGTTCAGCGGTTCCCTCTATCTCCTCAACACTTTCACCTTTCATCTTCATACCCATGATAAAGGCACCTATTTGAGCGTCGGTGGCTCTTCCCTCCACTATTTCTTTTATAGCTGTTTTTACCTCTTCCTTTGTCAAGTTTTCAAACTCGGATATCTTGCTAAGTATCTCTCTCATATCTAAGGTGGCGGAGCCGACGGGATTTGAACCCGCGCCCTTCGGCTTGACAGGCCGACGTTCTGACCGGGCTGAACTACGGCTCCTTCCTATTTTTATTATATCACCTTTCTTTCATCTGTGGAAGAGTTTTAAAAGTACGTAGAGGGATGACATACCAAAACCCAAAACACTCAAGAAGAAGAGAAAAGGTCTTGCTCTTTCAAGAAGATCTTCTTTACCTTCTGCATACTCTAAAGCCTTTTTGACATCCTTAACATTAAAAACCACACCGTAGAGGTACTTCTTTACAGTCATATCGGGTGATACGAATACTATGAGGTTAGGGTGAACAAAATCTCTGCTTTCTGGTAAACTCATAAACCTGAAGTCTATAGCATCCATGAGTTTAAAGAGATCCTCTGGATTATCAGCCATCACAACTTTCCAGCCTACACCATCTATACTATGCTCTTTTTGAAATCTCCGAAGGTCTTTAAGGCTATCCTTCGGATCAAAGGTAAGGCTCAGAACCCAAAAATCCTGTCCGGGTCTGCCAAGCTTATAAACTACCTTCCTTAGGGAATCTGTTATTATAGGGCACGCTGAACTGCAGTGTGTGTATATGGGACTCAAAATTATCGGTTTTCCTTTAAGCTGGTAAAGTTCAAAGATATTTCCGGAAGAATCCATAAGTTTAACGTTGGGCAGATGAGTTCCTATCGTCTTTGATTCATTTGGAGGTATGCCCGTACCTTGCGAGTGCGCCAAAGCAAAAAATAAAAGGAGGGGGAAAAATCCCCCAAGCAAAAGGCGCACGAGGGAACGCATATCACTTAGCCTGTGCGGTAGGTTTTTCCTCCTGTTTTGCACTTTGAGGTTTCGTTATGGGAACCGGGTTTTTATCATTGTAACCTGGGGAATCAAAGAATACACCCCTCTTGGTAACATCATAAAGAGGTGGTATGTAAGATATCACAAAGAGCAATATACTGAAGGCAAACCAGGGAGTGAGACGATTGAGAGCTGGAGCTTTTTCATCATGTAGAGCTTCTGCGGTAGGGAACTCAAGGGTATCTTCTCTTACCTTTGGAGAAAGCAAAGTACCGAAGAAGGATAACGCCCAGAAGATAAATCCGAGTACTATTATGAAGGCTGCAAAGGCAGAAAGTTCCGCATAGCCCACCCATTCGGGTCTGTAAAGGGGTGAGTCAGGATTGAGGTAAGATATGCCTGCATTAGTTCTTCTGGGAAATCCGTGAAGACCTGCAACAGACATAGCATACTCAAAAATGAGCATTCCCTGCCACCATAGCCATGGAGCAAGCACCGCAAGACCTTTAAACCTTATCTCTCTTCCCATGAGTTTGGAGATCAGGTACAGGGATATACCTAAAAGGGAAAGAGTCACAAGTCCACCCACCGTTGTGTGAAAGTGTCCGGGAACAAAGCTTGTATTGTGTACCACAAGATTCACGTTGTAAGAGGCATTGACTATACCCGTTATACCTCCTACGAAAAAGAGGAAGAGTCCAGCCATAAAGTAAGATACGAGCCATTTGTCACCTTCTAAGCTTATGTAAGGTATCTTAGTCCACCAATAAAAGAGAGAGTTTTTCACCTCAGGATACTTGGACTTTATAGAATACTCAAGGGATGCAGCCACTGTAAAGGCTGTCAGAATGCTCGGAACAGCCACACCAAAGGTGAATAGGGCTTGAATGAGTTTGTAATTGTTGGTTACAGCAGGCTCGGTAAATTGATGGTGGAGACCTACTGGGAAGGAGAATATGATAAAAAGTATGAAGGCAAATCTGGCTGCACTGTCTGAGTAGAGCTTTCCTTCACCCGTCACTATCTTCGGTAGTATGGTGTAAAGCATAGTATATGCAGGCAAAAGCCAAAAGTAAACGAGTGGGTGACCAAAAGCCCAAAAGAGCGTTCTACTGAGAGATGGATTCACCTCACTCACGAGTCCCAGGGACAGAGGAAGCATCTGAAAAACAACGGTTATAACAACAGGGACAAGCATTATAACCCACATGATATGATTTACAAAGACGCCGAAGACTGCAAGAGGTACCTTCTCTCCTGGAT of the Hydrogenobacter sp. genome contains:
- the trpD gene encoding anthranilate phosphoribosyltransferase, with product MREILSKISEFENLTKEEVKTAIKEIVEGRATDAQIGAFIMGMKMKGESVEEIEGTAELFRQLATKINVSYADRLVDTCGTGGDRQGTFNVSTVTAFVLAGAGVKVAKHGNRSVSSKSGSADLLEHLGAKIDLAPDKVALMIEELGIGFMFAPLFHPAMKRVLGPRKEVGVRSLFNLVGPLSNPAGAKRQLLGVFSEKLVDKIAHALKGLGSLIAVVVHGKDGTDEVSISSPTKVAELKDDEVIVYEFSPEEVGFKRYPLSSICVSNVEEASKVAISVLKGEESPAYYTVLLNSMFGIMVSGITQDRKMALELAIESIHSGKAYEKLRKFIEMSQRL
- a CDS encoding cbb3-type cytochrome c oxidase subunit I: MKVEGSIKTVILGEIIFPILLLIFGIYHGLMQALYRAGIIKDMSFLGIEYYQGLTLHGVINAVVFTTMVIVAFGNAVFLYYLKKPLRPAVQWVSFLMMVVGTLLAAWAMFAGRANVLYTFYLPLVAHPLFYIGAALLLVGSIVPLFFDWTPNYISWRREHPGEKVPLAVFGVFVNHIMWVIMLVPVVITVVFQMLPLSLGLVSEVNPSLSRTLFWAFGHPLVYFWLLPAYTMLYTILPKIVTGEGKLYSDSAARFAFILFIIFSFPVGLHHQFTEPAVTNNYKLIQALFTFGVAVPSILTAFTVAASLEYSIKSKYPEVKNSLFYWWTKIPYISLEGDKWLVSYFMAGLFLFFVGGITGIVNASYNVNLVVHNTSFVPGHFHTTVGGLVTLSLLGISLYLISKLMGREIRFKGLAVLAPWLWWQGMLIFEYAMSVAGLHGFPRRTNAGISYLNPDSPLYRPEWVGYAELSAFAAFIIVLGFIFWALSFFGTLLSPKVREDTLEFPTAEALHDEKAPALNRLTPWFAFSILLFVISYIPPLYDVTKRGVFFDSPGYNDKNPVPITKPQSAKQEEKPTAQAK
- a CDS encoding SCO family protein translates to MRSLVRLLLGGFFPLLLFFALAHSQGTGIPPNESKTIGTHLPNVKLMDSSGNIFELYQLKGKPIILSPIYTHCSSACPIITDSLRKVVYKLGRPGQDFWVLSLTFDPKDSLKDLRRFQKEHSIDGVGWKVVMADNPEDLFKLMDAIDFRFMSLPESRDFVHPNLIVFVSPDMTVKKYLYGVVFNVKDVKKALEYAEGKEDLLERARPFLFFLSVLGFGMSSLYVLLKLFHR